One Chaetodon auriga isolate fChaAug3 chromosome 14, fChaAug3.hap1, whole genome shotgun sequence genomic window carries:
- the atr gene encoding LOW QUALITY PROTEIN: serine/threonine-protein kinase ATR (The sequence of the model RefSeq protein was modified relative to this genomic sequence to represent the inferred CDS: inserted 2 bases in 1 codon), giving the protein MEGLEMSAMIPALQELASASASEYDQAVQKPRQILCQFIDRILTDVDVVALGLNKKSSSEPACVMLLDFVQHIIKSSSLMFANPACQPAEYPDTTQSCTDFSKWVAVRLLRVAAAPDCDVIHGRVSAVLCSLLHTLRARAPFICSRLTQDLIFLAEDLSNILYAHISSLAGKGHSLGVNTQSRWPVTLECFRISPLCAASYLTPSPLVLSSPAALESLTAVTISVITDALRGVVSHRDLSVAWETACSFLANGNTRLRKISMVMLRRLVELGGFPEMQGQEFFTAYLHLLETHSDTHTANANLVEKHPYEGELLRLTRCVFQSSVVSHSHFEPIYLSQMFECVCALGGAGVRLGTEVTESLCLLFGFSLSVAIVYESTAFLRRQRVTEVCRTLARTVGTESQAECAEGFLKAALKAETAAVMQKSGDGETAAKKSCKSASKSVSKTTKTSSDEVDMRGRSEVWAVANSRLEELLTVLGSAEPENTQTLSALEGLALILHLAALCSSPTSPSPLLWVSTETLGRALKSCQSVLEGGAQPVSNQDYFQSAVRTTLGILDSVLYLTMSSSRVDGLQRQVCALLSLPWVCENKSVSAYQSAGFPSWLPAFAHRLSFCYSPQIQADCMSLLALLHRGVCETWRVCVFSKTLQSPDEVVRAATVRAFPLLLHRLGNTHHKLIGTTLLSRLEDSSEQVKKELARIIGQLSCIQSELSQLSDTHVESSCLPEILCHQLSLAAEHAGSTFPSLRATVVKPFLPLLTQQAPSSVKQAFLEALPHLCQHVNLVGGDSDSRAVLCALIGLMEDSDPAVRIRFSQSVRFLLRETTRNSEHSSLSELLVARLKEAFNTAKLSRDDELRNTLILTTGEIGRASQGSLVSFSLLRLLHCLLSKSSPVSVAAYTQIRALATAKGLKLQTLFSQYKNPICQFLVESLHSRHASALRSTPDQGSESANQRELALDILAQIAHAFDFPDLHRFLTRTLQVLLPYLAAKASSTGSALIRTLANELKANRREILINXIFSHLVCSCTKEELERAFHYLQSETEIELGSLLRLDFQGLHNELLLRLGEHYQQVFNGLAILASFASNDDPYQGPRDITTPERMADYLQPKLLGILAFFNMQLLSSSAGEKDRKKLALMSVMALMRLMGSKHISSVRVKMMTTLRTGLRYRDDFPLLCCQTWECFVRSVEPAHLGPLLSHVIVALLPLIPLQPKETAAIIRFLILDNREEVNDYLHEIYFLPDHPELKDIHTVLQDYKKLTASSSDLAAALQLSMRAVQHENVDVRIHALTSLRDMMHSKQEWLLRQVCASEAVEPVISSLVSVLLKGCQDSSPEARLLCGECLGELGAVDPGRLDLSHTHTHGDHNTFVSGVDDPNFAHDLLTELTRTFLAYADDVRAQDSAAYAIQELLSIFECREGRTDSPGRRLWRRFPEQIQEILEPHLNSRYKSSQKEVNWSKLKKPVYLSKRGSKFSDWSATWAGYLISKVRHELASRVFTCCSFIIKHDYKVTIYLLPHILLYMLLGCTPAEQQEVTEEMLAVLTEGDGRGGGPCQETASSLSQLSIQTVFSMLSHLTQWSRHILYSKPKSNESGDYQRVVAFLKGIPQDVLAKASLRSRAYTRALMHFEAYILENKENIQDHLTFLQTLYAAMHEPDGVRGVNALRREEPSLREQILEHESIGLLRDATACYDRAIQLESDQIGHYHGVMTSMLGLGQLSTVITQVNGVLANKHQWKSELNTYRVEAAWKLGQWDLLEDYLSSDRQSSTWGVRLGQLLLSAKKQDAEAFYEKLKLVRKEQVVPLSAASYECGTYQRGYEYIVRLHMLSELEHTFTELQKQREYSTPSLSQLPPHWSDRLEMTQNSFRAKEPILALRRALFSVGPQPMSKELVGECWLQSARVARKAGHHQTAFNALLNAENTHRAELVTEKAKWLWSKGDVHQALIVLQKGVAQCFPDDQPLTDPRSLQTKGKAMLLVGRFMEETANFESNAIMKAYKDVTNLLPEWEDGNFYLAKYYDKVMPMVTDNKLEKQGNLIRYIVTYFGKALQFGNQYIYQAMPRMLSLWLDFGAKVCECEKAGRADRQMRQELGKINTAVSEHCANLAPYQFLTAFSQLISRVCHSSDEVFAVLMTIVAKVFLAYPQQAMWLMTAVSKSSYPMRMNRCNQILKKAISLKQSLEKFIGDANRLTDKLLELCNKPVDGNSTTLSMSVHFKQLKRLVEEPTFSQILIPLQSVLIPTLPSTGGANTQHDAFPGHWAYLDGFEDSVEILASLQKPKKISLKGSDGRSYTMMCKPKDDLRKDCRLMEFNCLINKCLRKDAESRRRELHICTYAVIPLNEECGIIEWVNNTSGLRHILTKLYKERGIYLSGKELRKLMLPKTAPFEEKLRIHKEVLCARHPPVFHEWFLRTFPDPTSWYSSRSAYCRSTAVMSMVGYILGLGDRHGENILFDSLTGECVHVDFNCLFNKGETFDVPEVVPFRLTQNMVHAMGPMGTEGLFRQACEVTLRLMRDQREPLMSVLKTFLHDPLVEWSKQAKGLCKTQANETGEIVNEKAKTHVCDIEQRLLGVIKSRNKVLGLPLSIEGHVHYLIQEATDDKLLCQMYLGWGPYL; this is encoded by the exons ATGGAGGGACTGGAGATGTCTGCGATGATACCGGCTCTTCAGGAGCTAGCTAG TGCCAGCGCGTCTGAGTACGACCAGGCGGTGCAGAAACCTCGACAGATCCTCTGTCAGTTCATTGACCGGATACTGACGGATGTGGATGTCG TTGCTCTTGGTCTGAATAAGAAGTCCAGCTCAGAGCCAgcctgtgtgatgctgctggaCTTTGTACAGCATATAATCAAATCCTCGTCTCTGATGTTCGCCAACcctgcctgccagcctgccGAGTACCCGGACaccacacagagctgcactg ACTTCAGTAAGTGGGTGGCGGTGCGTTTGCTTCGTGTGGCAGCAGCTCCAGACTGTGACGTCATCCACGGGCGAGTCTCCGCTGTGTTGTGCTCTTTACTTCACACTTTGAGAGCCAGAGCGCCATTCATCTGCAGCCGCCTCACTCAGGACCTCATTTTTTTGGCCGAGGACCTCAGCAACATCCTGTATGCACATATTTCCTCGCTGGCAGGAAAGGGACATAGTCTGGGCGTCAACACGCAGAGCCGATGGCCCGTGACACTCGAGTGCTTCAGGATCTCCCCTCTTTGTGCCGCCTCGTACCTCACCCCCTCTCCCCTTGtcctctcctcacctgctgCCCTGGAGTCGCTGACCGCCGTGACCATCAGTGTCATAACTGATGCCCTGAGAGGAGTCGTCTCCCATCGTGACCTCAGTGTGGCCTGGGAGACGGCCTGCTCCTTCCTGGCCAATGGCAACACCAGGCTGAGGAAGATCTCAATGGTGATGCTGAGGCGCCTGGTGGAGCTGGGAGGGTTTCCTGAGATGCAGGGCCAAGAATTCTTCACGGCGTACCTCCATTTGCTGGAGACACACTCTGACACGCACACAGCAAACGCAAACCTAGTTGAGAAACATCCTTATGAAGGAGAGCTGCTCCGCTTGACTCGCTGCGTGTTTCAGTCGTCTGTTGTCTCCCACTCGCACTTTGAGCCCATCTATCTCTCGCAGATGttcgagtgtgtttgtgctcttggAGGGGCCGGTGTCAGGTTGGGGACGGAGGTAACCGAATCACTCTGCTTGCTGTTCGGGTTCTCGCTCTCTGTTGCCATAGTTTATGAAAGTACTGCATTTTTAAGACGGCAGCGAGTCACAGAGGTCTGCAGGACGCTGGCGCGCACCGTTGGAACAGAAAGTCAAGCTGAA TGCGCAGAAGGGTTTCTCAAGGCTGCGCTGAAGGCCGAGACTGCGGCGGTGATGCAGAAGTCAGGCGATGGAGAGACCGCTGCCAAGAAATCCTGCAAATCTGCCTCCAAGTCAGtcagcaaaacaacaaagacgTCATCAGA TGAGGTGGACATGCGTGGTCGCAGTGAGGTTTGGGCTGTGGCGAACAGTcggctggaggagctgctgaccGTTCTGGGCTCCGCtgaacctgaaaacacacagactctctctgCTCTGGAGGGTCTGGCCCTCATCCTCCACCTGGcagccctctgctcctctcccacCAG tccctctcctcttctctgggTGTCCACTGAGACTCTGGGCAGGGCCCTGaagagctgtcagtcagtgttaGAAGGAGGTGCTCAACCCGTCTCAAACCAGGACTACTTCCAGTCTGCTGTCAGGACCACTTTGGGGATCCTGGACTCTGTTCTCTACCTCACAA TGAGCAGCTCCAGAGTGGACGGCCTCCAGCGACAAGTGTGtgctctgctgtctcttccCTGGGTGTGTGAGAACAAGTCTGTCTCAGCCTATCAGAGTGCAGGATTCCCCTCCTGGCTGCCTGCCTTCGCTCACAGACTCAGCTTCTGTTACT cACCTCAGATCCAGGCAGACTGCATGTCCCTGCTGGCCCTTCTGCATcgtggtgtgtgtgagacttggcgcgtgtgtgtgttttctaaaaCGCTGCAGAGTCCAGATGAGGTGGTGAGAGCGGCGACAGTCAGGgccttccctcttcttcttcaccgcCTGGGAAACACACACCACAAGCTCATCGGCACTACTCTGCT TTCCAGGCTGGAGGACAGCTCGGAgcaggtgaagaaggagctCGCCAGGATCATCGGCCAGCTGAGTTgcatccaatcagagctctcCCAGCTCAGTGACACCCACGTAGAGTCCAGTTGTCTTCCTGAGATCCTCTGCCACCAACTCAGCCTTGCagcagagcatgctgggagcacTTTTCCATCCCTCAGGGCGACTGTTGTCAAACCCTTCCTGCCCCTGCTCACACAGCAAGCTCCAAGTAGTGTTAAAcaag CTTTTCTAGAAGCTCTGCCTCACCTCTGCCAGCATGTGAACCTGGTTGGTGGAGACAGCGACTCTAGGGCGGTTCtctgtgctctgattggtctAATGGAGGACTCAGATCCAGCGGTCAGAATACgcttcagccaatcagtgcGTTTCCTGCTTAGAGAGACCACCAGAAACTCAGAGCATAGCTCTCTGAGTGAG CTCCTGGTTGCCCGTCTTAAAGAGGCTTTCAACACTGCTAAACTCAGCAGAGATGACGAGCTGCGCAACACTCTCATCCTCACCACAGGAGAGATTGGCAG agCGTCTCAGGGCAGTTTGGTGTCGTTCTCTCTGCTGCGGCTGCTCCACTGTCTGCTGTCCAAGTCGTCCCCGGTGTCTGTAGCTGCCTACACCCAGATCCGAGCCCTGGCCACTGCCAAGGGTCTTAAACTTCAGACCCTCTTTAGTCAGTACAAGAACCCTATTTGCCAG TTCCTGGTGGAGTCGCTGCACTCACGTCACGCGTCGGCCTTGCGGAGCACACCGGATCAGGGCAGcgagtcagccaatcagagagagcTGGCCCTGGACATCCTGGCACAGATCGCGCACGCTTTTGATTTTCCAGACCTCCACCGCTTCCTCACT AGGACCCTCCAGGTGCTCCTGCCGTACCTGGCAGCCAAGGCGAGCTCCACTGGCTCCGCCCTCATCCGTACCCTGGCCAATGAGCTGAAAGCAAACAGGAGAGAGATTCTGATCAA CATCTTCAGCCATCTGGTCTGCTCCTGCAccaaggaggagctggagagagctTTCCACTACCTGCAG AGCGAGACAGAGATTGAACTGGGCTCTCTGCTGAGGCTGGACTTCCAGGGTCTTCACAACGAGCTGCTGCTGCGCCTGGGAGAACACTACCAGCAG GTATTCAATGGTCTGGCAATCCTGGCTTCCTTTGCATCCAATGATGACCCGTACCAGGGTCCCAGAGACATCACCACTCCAGAACGAATG gcGGACTACCTGCAGCCGAAGCTGCTGGGAATACTCGCCTTCTTCAACATGCAGCTGCTCAGCTCCAGCGCAGGAGAGAAGGACCGCAAGAAGCTG gcacTGATGAGTGTCATGGCTCTGATGCGACTGATGGGCTCCAAACACATCAGCTCCGTCAGGGTGAAGATGATGACGACGCTCCGCACAGGCCTCCGATACCGAGATGacttccctctgctctgctgcca GACGTGGGAGTGTTTTGTGAGGAGCGTGGAGCCGGCACACCTGGGCCCTCTGCTGAGTCATGTTATTGTTGCGCTCCTTCCTCTGATCCCACTGCAGCCCAAAGAGACTGCTGCTATCATACGCTTCCTGATATTGGACAACAGGGAAGAAGTGAACGACTACCTCCATGAGATTTACTTTCTGCCCGACCACCCTGAGCTGAAAGACATCCACACCGTGCTCCAGGACTACAAGAAG ctgacagccagcagcagtgacCTTGCCGCAGCGCTGCAGCTCTCCATGAGAGCCGTTCAGCATGAAAACGTCGACGTCAGGATTCATGCGCTGACCAGCCTCAGGGACATGATGCACAGCAAGCAG GAGTGGCTGCTGCGGCAGGTGTGTGCGAGTGAGGCGGTGGAGCCGGTCATCTCCAGCCTGgtgtcagtgctgctgaagGGCTGCCAGGACTCGTCCCCAGAGGCCAGGCTCCTCTGCGGGGAGTGTCTGGGGGAGCTGGGGGCTGTGGATCCTGGACGTCTGGAcctgtcgcacacacacacccatggcGACCACAACACCTTCGTA AGTGGAGTTGATGATCCTAACTTCGCCCATGACCTGCTGACTGAACTGACCAGAACATTTCTGGCTTACGCCGATGACGTGAGAGCGCAGGACTCTGCTGCATATGCAATACAG GAGCTGCTGTCCATCTTTGAGTGTCGTGAGGGTCGAACCGACTCACCAGGGCGCCGTCTGTGGAGGAGATTCCCGGAGCAGATTCAAGAGATACTGGAACCGCACCTCAACAGCAG GTATAAGAGCAGTCAGAAGGAGGTTAACTGGTCGAAGCTGAAGAAGCCGGTGTACTTGAGTAAGAGAGGCAGCAAattctctgattggtcagccaCCTGGGCCGGATACCTCATCAGCAAG GTGAGACATGAGCTGGCCAGCAGAGTgtttacctgctgcagcttcatcatCAAACATGACTACAAGGTCACCATCTACCTGCTGCCTCATATTCTGCTCTACATGCTGCTGGGCTGCACACCTGCAGAGCAACAGGAG GTAACGGAGGAGATGCTGGCCGTGCTAACGGAGGGTGATGGACGAGGAGGGGGGCCTTGTCAGGAGACGGCCTCCAGCCTATCACAGCTCAGCATTCAGACAGTGTTCAGCATGTTGTCTCATCTCACACAGTGGAGCCGCCACATCCTCTACTCCAAACCCAAAAGCAACG AGAGTGGGGACTATCAGCGTGTGGTGGCCTTCCTGAAGGGTATTCCACAGGACGTTCTGGCCAAGGCCTCTCTGCGATCCAGAGCGTACACTCGTGCCCTCATGCACTTTGAAGCATACATCttagaaaacaaagagaacatCCAGGACCATCTCACCTTCCTGCAG ACGCTGTACGCTGCGATGCATGAGCCCGATGGAGTGAGGGGGGTCAACGccctgaggagggaggagccGTCGCTACGGGAACAGATACTGGAGCATGAGAGCATCGGCCTGCTCCGAGACGCAACCGCCTGCTACGACCGGGCCATACAGCTGGAGTCAGACCAG ATCGGTCACTATCATGGGGTGATGACTTCAATGCTCGGTCTGGGACAGCTGTCAACAGTCATCACTCAGGTCAATGGAGTGCTGGCCAACAA GCATCAGTGGAAGTCGGAGCTGAACACCTACAGAGTGGAGGCAGCCTGGAAGCTCGGACAGTGGGACCTGCTGGAAGATTACTTGAGCTCAG ACCGTCAGTCCAGTACTTGGGGTGTGCGGCTCGGCCAGTTGCTGCTGTCGGCTAAGAAGCAGGATGCAGAGGCTTTCTACGAGAAGCTGAAGCTGGTGAGGAAGGAACAGGTCGTCCCTCTGTCTGCCGCCAGTTATGAGTGTGGAACCTACCAGAGAGGATATGAGTACATCGtcag GCTCCACATGCTCAGCGAGCTGGAGCACACgttcactgagctgcagaaacagaggGAATACTCCACCCCCAGCCTCAGCCAGCTGCCTCCTCATTGGTCAGATCGGCTGGAGATGACCCAGAATTCCTTCAGGGCCAAAGAGCCAATCCTGGCCCTCCGCCGGGCCCTTTTCAGCGTGGGACCACA GCCTATGAGCAAGGAGCTGGTAGGGGAGTGCTGGCTGCAAAGTGCCCGGGTGGCCAGAAAGGCAGGACACCACCAGACTGCCTTCAATGCACTGCTGAACGCGGAGAACACACACCGGGCCGAGCTGGTCACAGAGAAGGCCAAGTGGCTTTGGTCCAAG GGCGACGTGCACCAGGCCCTCATCGTCCTGCAGAAGGGCGTCGCCCAGTGTTTCCCTGATGATCAGCCCCTGACGGACCCTCGCAGTCTGCAGACCAAAGGCAAGGCCATGCTGCTGGTGGGACGCTTCATGGAGGAGACAGCCAACTTCGAGTCCAACGCCATCATGAAGGCATACAAG gaCGTGACCAACCTTCTGCCTGAGTGGGAAGATGGAAACTTCTACCTGGCCAAGTACTACGACAAAGTGATGCCAATGGTGACAGATAACAAGCTGGAGAAACAGGGAAACCTCATCCGATACATTGTCACGTACTTTGGAAA AGCTTTGCAGTTTGGAAACCAGTACATCTACCAGGCCATGCCTCGCATGCTGTCTCTCTGGCTGGATTTTGGAGccaaagtgtgtgagtgtgagaaag CCGGgcgagcagacagacagatgcgaCAGGAGCTGGGGAAAATCAACACGGCGGTGAGCGAGCACTGTGCCAACCTGGCACCGTACCAGTTCCTGACCGCCTTCTCCCAGCTCATCTCCAGGGTGTGTCACTCCAGCGACGAGGTCTTCGCCGTCCTCATGACCATCGTGGCCAAAGTCTTCCTTGCGTACCCCCAACAGGCCATGTGGCTGATGACTGCTGTCTCCAAG tcttcttACCCCATGCGTATGAACCGCTGTAATCAGATCCTTAAGAAGGCCATCAGTCTTAAACAGTCTCTGGAGAAATTCATCGGCGATGCCAACAGGCTgactgacaagctgctggagctctgcAACAAGCCg gtggatgGTAACAGCACCACCCTCAGCATGAGCGTTCACTTCAAGCAGCTGAAACGTCTGGTGGAGGAGCCCACCTTCAGCCAGATCCTGATCCCGCTGCAGTCCGTCCTCATTCCCACGCTCCCCTCTACTGGCGGGGCGAACACACAGCACGACGCCTTCCCCGGACACTGGGCGTACCTGGACGGCTTTGAAGACAGC gtggagaTCTTGGCCTCCTTACAGAAGCCTAAGAAGATAAGTCTGAAGGGTTCAGATGGGCGGAGTTACACCATGATGTGTAAACCTAAAGATGACCTGAGGAAGGACTGCAGACTCATGGAGTTCAACTGCCTCATCAACAAG tgccTGCGTAAAGATGCTGAGTCAAGGCGGAGGGAGCTACATATCTGTACCTACGCTGTGATTCCCCTCAACGAGGAGTGCGGCATCATCGAATGGGTCAACAACACCTCCGGGCTTCGGCACATTCTCACCAAGCTGTATAAGGAGAGAG GTATCTACCTGTCGGGCAAAGAGCTCAGGAAGCTCATGCTGCCAAAGACGGCTCCCTTTGAGGAGAAGCTGCGAATCCACAAGGAGGTGCTGTGTGCTCGACACCCCCCTGTGTTCCACGAGTGGTTCCTCCGGACCTTCCCTGACCCCACATCATG GTACAGCAGCCGCTCTGCGTACTGTCGCTCCACCGCCGTGATGTCCATGGTGGGCTACATCCTGGGTCTGGGAGACCGCCACGGAGAAAACATCCTCTTTGACTCTTTAACCGGAGAATGTGTTCATGTCGACTTCAACTGCCTCTTCAACAAG GGGGAGACGTTTGATGTGCCTGAGGTGGTTCCCTTCCGCCTGACCCAGAATATGGTCCACGCCATGGGGCCCATGGGCACTGAGGGTCTCTTCAGACAGGCCTGTGAGGTCACCCTGAGACTAATGAGAGACCAGAGAGAACCGCTCATGAG TGTCCTTAAGACTTTCCTTCATGACCCGCTGGTGGAGTGGAGCAAACAAGCCAAAGGACTTTGTAAAACTCAGGCCAACGAGACAGGGGAGATAGTTAATGAAAAG GCTAAAACCCACGTGTGCGACATCGAGCAGCGTCTGCTGGGAGTAATAAAGAGCAGGAATAAAGTGCTGGGTTTACCGCTGTCCATAGAGGGACACGTCCACTACCTCATACAGGAAGCCACAGACGACAAGTTGCTCTGTCAGATGTATCTGGGCTGGGGGCCTTACCTGTag
- the LOC143331711 gene encoding endophilin-B1-like translates to MDLTRLAVDAGQFINRAVQYTEESLGQADKTELDPGLEELLARADATKIWTDKIISQTEVLLQPNPGARLEDRLYEHLDWSVPPRPRAHEVLCDQMTQAGLEMGSNTPYGMALLRCGEAHKRFGEAERNFVQSTNIHFLTPLRSFTEEEYRTIQNESRMLVNKRLDLDIAQTRLRKAHEADREARNLNANPLDDDYLSQVSYMFSFLRVKWLKIWAQEISQAEMELRIFQSLFDRQSEMTRRVVEGISNTHTNHMRSLMDFVEAQACYFDQCNQHAQELQRQLASIPAVLCSNNWQSAVSNAVNQPSASNHEANEPVGLNQVTPVPVVVHQLPEFDQDSWTLSSPPGTETSVTSQLPHQTNNNNNNTLSTAGQAAGQRSVIDPTDQISTPSRTTDGAAAAVSNGAGSLTTAGPPSELSATSDETHAANAVASETLTTDEVVVETLTTNGIAAEPQATNETVELPAINGEDVLESSSDSQAVVQ, encoded by the exons ATGGATTTGACGCGGTTGGCTGTGGATGCCGGTCAGTTTATCAACCGGGCTGTTCAG TACACGGAGGAGAGTCTTGGCCAGGCGGACAAGACAGAGTTGGACCCCGGGCTAGAGGAGCTCCTGGCCCGGGCAGACGCAACCAAGATCTGGACGGACAAGATAATCTCCCAGACTGAGGTTTTACTGCAGCCCAACCCCg GAGCACGGTTAGAGGACCGGCTGTACGAGCATCTGGACTGGAGCGTCCCACCACGGCCTCGTGCACATGAGGTGCTGTGTGACCAAATGACCCAGGCTGGTCTGGAGATGGGGTCCAACACACCCTATG GAATGGCTCTGCTCAGGTGTGGAGAGGCTCATAAGCGGTTTGGCGAGGCGGAGAGGAACTTTGTCCAAAGCActaacatccactttctcacccCTCTGAGGAGTTTCACTGAGGAGGAGTACAGAACCatacag AATGAGAGCCGGATGTTGGTGAATAAGCGTCTGGACTTGGACATAGCACAGACCAGACTGAGGAAAGCCCACGAGGCCGACAGAGAGGCCAGA AACCTGAATGCAAACCCACTGGACGATGACTACTTGTCTCAAGTCTCCTACATGTTCAGCTTCCTGCGTGTTAAATGGCTAAAG ATATGGGCTCAGGAAATCTCTCAG gcagagatggagctgaGGATCTTTCAGAGTCTGTTCGATCGGCAGTCAGAAATGACAAGACGAGTCGTGGAAGGAATCAGCAACACTCAC aCCAACCACATGCGGAGCCTCATGGACTTTGTGGAGGCTCAGGCCTGTTACTTCGACCAGTGTAACCAACACGCTCAGGAGCTTCAGAGACAGCTGGCCAG CATTCCAGCTGTCCTCTGCTCCAACAACTGGCAGTCAGCAGTCAGTAATGCAGTTAATCAGCCATCAGCAAGCAACCACGAAGCCAATGAGCCAGTCGGGTTAAATCAAGTCACTCCAGTTCCCGTAGTCGTCCACCAACTTCCAGAATTCGACCAGGACTCGTGGACCTTAAGTTCACCGCCCGGAACTGAAACCTCTGTGACCTCACAGCTCCCCCATCAgacaaataacaacaataacaacaccCTGTCCACTGCTGGTCAGGCAGCCGGCCAACGTTCAGTCATTGACCCAACAGACCAGATCTCGACACCCAGCAGAACGACTGacggagcagcagctgcagtgagcaATGGTGCAGGTAGTCTGACAACAGCTGGCCCGCCTTCCGAACTCAGCGCAACCTCAGATGAGACTCACGCCGCAAACGCAGTAGCTAGTGAGACCTTAACAACCGACGAGGTGGTTGTAGAGACCCTGACAACCAATGGCATCGCAGCTGAGCCCCAAGCAACCAATGAAACAGTAGAGCTACCCGCCATTAATGGTGAAGATGTCCTGGAGTCATCATCAGACAGTCAGGCTGTGGTTCAGTAG